The Ignavibacteriales bacterium DNA window ATCGAAAGGCGCCTGACTTCGGGGAGGAGCAGAATCAGCGCTGTACCCCCTTTGAATACGAACGGATGCTCTAATCGCGAGAGCACACCGAGGGCCTCAAACGCATAGAGCGTCTTCTCAAGGATCTGAGGGCTTGCCTGAGGATATTGCTTGCGAAGGTTGCTGATCCATTCTTTCGAAAAACATGTCTCGTCGATCATTCACACACCAAGTTCTTGTCGGCGTGATGAAGGGCGTTCACCAGATTGCGACGCATTTCCCGGCGTCGCGCATATCGCAGCATGCGGGCCATGTTGATGCGACCTGAGTCGAGAATATTCCGTGCAACCCGTTCGTACTCGGCGTTATCCATCAGCATAAGTCGGTCTTTTTCGACAAACAAGTCTACAAGGAGTTTTTCGATCGAGGCGTAATGTGCTTCGACAGGGGCCTCTGTGATGTTCGGTCGAAGAACGATTGTGCGGTCTCCTATCATGAATTGTTTCGCTGTTTCCGCTTTCCCTGGATTGGCGTAAACGTTAAAGTTCTCCCCTCGCAGATACTCAAACAGAGGCATCACGTCATCGACGTCAACGTTGAGCAAGGTAACAAAACGTACTGGTATGTGGTGTGAGTATCCCTGTATCTGAGCCGTTGTCCAACACGAGAACGGAAGCAGTGGAAATTTCTTCGAAAGGAGAGTGACGAGGTCAGAGAGGGGGCTCGTATCCAGGCTGAAGGGTTTTTCGATTGTTGAGTACCACCCGTATCCGGCGTCATGAATCACGCCTTTTGCCTTCAGGTCGTAAGCATATTGGCGCACCGTTTGTGCCTTGAATCTGAGGGATTTCCGGGTGAGGTATTTCCTCAAGGCCTCTACGGCGAAGTACTTTCTGCCGGTAGTGAAGTTCAATATAGTGCTGCGGATATCGAGTGTTTTCATCACTTGCTTACGGTGGTGGTTTTGTATGTATATCTGGCAGATAGACGTTCTATCTGCCACAAATATATTCGATTAACGGGACACTCGCAAGAAGCGAACGGAGGTATGGATCAATGGCACATAAAGACATATGTGCCGATGCTTTAGAGCGACAGGAAGGCCTAAAATCTGCAGGAATGGGCAATTTTGGCGAAATGACGAGAATGACGGGGAGCAGCCAGTAGGGGGGAAAAACACACGGGCGAACATCGAGAGACGCTTTCAACTCATATGTGCTTGCCAGCGGCTTACTTTGATGCTTCGAGATGAATCGTGGATGAATCGGGTTCACCGTAAGAGGACCAGTTGCACTTCAGAATGAAGTGAACCAAGATCGTGGATTGTCGATGTGTCATCCAGGAAGAGTCGCGCCCATCGCCCGATTTCTCAGATACTCCCTCGCACGTCGGGAGCATTCGGAGATCACGGCCAAGTCCGAAAGCAGCAAGCGAAGTCAGACCATTGCTACTGATTGGTTGTCATGGGGAATAGGAATCGGCTGACGGAAGCAGCAGGTGAAAAGGTGAACATATAAGGCCCTCCCGCATTATCGGAACCGTTTTCTCATCGTAAACGTTCGCGAAACAGAGAAATTTTGCGTGTTCCAGGGTCTCGACAAGATCCTCTGAAAGCAAGCGCATTTCCAGAAATCCAGGCAAGGTTTTAGTCCAATACTACAAATCAAAACAACCAGACCACTGCAAGGACCCGGGAGACAATGTTCTTGAGTTGTGAAATACTCAGGATGTCCGCTTGTCTAGATCAATTGGGTCTCTTGTGAGGGTTACATCATGAGGAGGGTGACAGATGCCTTCTATCCAGCTCCAACAGACTGACTACGGCGGATGCAAAATGACGCCGAAGCCGAACAGTACGATCACGCTCAAGAGGGCATTACCGGACGGTCAGTGGACGGCTCCTGCCAATCCGCCGAAGACGTTTGAAGGGAGACCGACTGCAGGCGGCAACGATATCACGCTGAACCAACCATGGGCTGAATATCAGATCGACATCCGTGCGAACCTCATCGACGCGATCGTCGCTGCACTCCAGGGGTTGTTCAATAGTTTCTCCACGTTGCTCGCCGGGGAGATCAACAAAGGGGTAAGTGACGCGGCAGAGAGGCTCCGAGAGCTCATAGGGGACAAATTTCGCGAACTTCAGATCACCTGGACCTGCGAATTTGAAGTTGACACTGCAACGACGGTCCTCGTTATCCACAGCCATGATTACAACGTGCAGATCACGAAGACGGTCGCAACCGCCAAGGACAGAATGAGCTGGTTGATGGATACGCGCTTGCGGATCGCCGGCCAAATGGCGGACGGTGCCCGCATACATGTAAACGGCAAGGCAACGCAGGTAGATTCGGCAGAGGCACATGACATGGTATCCGTCGGACCGGGGACACACACTGTGGAGTCCATGTCGAGGATCCGGTTGGACTGTGAGGGATTCCTGCACGACATAGAAAATATCTTCAACGAACTCGTGGCGGCGATCCAGGAAGGACTCAATCTTCAACAGGCCGTGGCGGATTTCATCGCCCAATGGATCAGGGACCACACCACCACCACCATATTCGTCGGCGGGCCACCTTCAGCCGACGACGTGGAGGCGGAGCGGAAGCGAAAAAAGGAGGAACTGGAGGCGAGGATCAAGGCCGATATTAAACGGTGCGCTGACACCATCTACAAGGAACTGATCAACCTGTTGCAGGAGTACCGCGGTCAGGTCGCGATTGATAAGAGTATGGTCGAACTCGTATGTCTCAGTGAATCCGGGATAGGGAGAATTCGGACGGCTCTGCACAGTGCATCGAAGAAAGAGGTTGACAAGAACAAGGACAACAAGGGCAAGACCAGAAGTCAGATACTCAAATCGGATGAGCATGGCATGTTGATTCCGGGAAGGAAACTCATTGCGAACGACGATTGGCTGGCTATGGGGCTGACCGGAGCCGATTATTACTTCATGATTGTGCCTGCAGATCAAGTCGAGCGTCCAGTTAAGATAACGGCGTTCACCAGTCGAGCCGTGGCACCCGAGGAAACAGACGGTCTGCACATTGAGTCTCCGTTCGGTGGGGCGAACGCCGAAATAACTAAAACGACCAAGGAGGGAGGGGGGAAAGGCAAGCCGACGAATCAGGGGTAGCGCTTTTTGAGACCGATCAGGCCTGAGAGTTACCTTCATCCTTGCGTGGTACAGGTGGGTCTTGGCCTGGTCGGTCAGATGTGAACGCAGCCAAGGCACCCTGATTGAGACGATTGATGATCTGGCTGAAATATACCCGGTCCGGATCTTGCGCGGCAATATCGGTTTTGCGTGTCCTACTCACGTAACGGCCAGAAAATTGTCGCGACACGATCAATCCACTCCGCCCAGTTATCGCAATTGGCATACTCAGGTAGATTATTCCGGCCATGGTTTGATGGTGGAGGTTCTTGTACCACATTTTCTTTGTATCATCGTGTGCCCGTTTCAAAACATCCATCGCTGCATCATGACCTTCTTGCGCCGTATTCACCAGCAGCGTCTCAGAATTTGGGAGAATTCTTTTGGTGACGCAAAGAACACCTAAGCCACGAGCGGCTTTCTCCAATTGATGGTTCTGGTATCTTCTTTGCAGTTGATGATGAATGTCATTGATTGTCCCGGCAATATCAGTTCCCGATGGTCGTTTGCATTCAACGTAGAATGCCGACTTCTCATCGCTGACAACGACATCGGCCTCACTGTCGAAATCCACCGTGAACCCGGCTAATGCAAAATGGGCTGCTATGACCAGCTCGAAGGCGGTATTTCGTGGTTTGTGAGAAGAGCCATCTGGTTTCTCATCTACTGCGTGTTTCGGACCTTCAAGTACAACTTTGAGTTTCTCGATCAAGCTCGGAGTTTGGATACGAGAGAGCCCGAGGTGGATAAAGATAAGATCACTGGCCTCGGCGGCTGTATCGTATGCCTCGCGATGAAATGAAGGGGGAAGGGAGAGTCTTCCTTCGGCGAGCTTCAACTCGTCGCGGTACTTCAAGAAACGCGACCTTGAGTAGTCGAGACCGAGTGAGCGAACCCAATCGAGAGCTCGATCAAGATCTTCCAGAAGGCTCACTCTATGCAATAATGGAATATTTGTCATGTAATCGAGGGCGGCGACTAAAGGGAAGCACTCAAGCGAGAAACCTCTCCAATCGATCCTTCCAGAGTTCCCAATCCGGCAATATCCGTGCCTGAAGGTCGACGAAGTCTCGATTATGATTCCTATGAACAAGATGACAAAGCTCGTGGACGATAACGTATTCAATGCAGCGTCTTGGAGCTTTGATCAGTTCAGGATTTAGTATGATTTTCCCCTTGGTGGTGCAACTTCCCCATCGTTTGGGCATTTCTCGAAGTTGGAGTTCGGTAGGTTGAACATGCATCGTTCGGAAACGGGGGAGCCACACTTCCAGGATTTCTTCGAACCGACACTCGGCATGAAACCAGTACCATTCCTTCATCAGGGATTTTACATCCGATGGCTTGTGCGACACGACAGTGAAGTACTTTCCAATGAGTCTCACTAACTCCGTTTTCCCCTTTTTGACTTTAAGCCGGTATTGCTTTCCAAGGTAGAGGTGGGTCTCTCCACTCAAGTATCGCTTTGGAGGTTGCTTGGGATAGAATGCAAGGAAGTAGTCTCGCTGTTTCAGGATCCAAGGAGCCCGCCTTCGGACAATCTGATCAACCCTGACCGCGGGAGCACCTGCAGGAGCTTTTACCAAGACCTGCAACTCCGGAGTGACGGTAATTCCCAGAGTCTTCCGATGATTGAAGAACAGCAAGTACTCAATCTTCTTCGAGCCAAATTCAATACTTCGCTTTGTCATTTGTAGCGCACCTTCGCGACTTCCAGGCATCTGTCGGCGATCTCATCTATCTCGTCGAACGAGAGGTCCTTCTCATACTTATCCCTTACCTCGTCGATCAAGAAATCGCCGATGGATATGAGAATCCGGCCCGTGATGTCGGTCTTGTCCTGCCAGTCGATGATCGGCTTACCGCCGTCGAATACCAACTCACGCATCGTTGCGTCGATCGTAAGCGCCGCTGAAATACTAACCTGCTTCAGGATAACATCATCCTGGATCTTTGATTCGAGCCCTGTGCTACAAATACCATAAAAGGCTCTTGCAATATCGTGGTTCAACAACTCTGATGGAATGTCTTTGTCTGTGTGCGATATCACTGCATCCATGATCTCTTTGGTCTTCACCAGGTACTGTGCCTCCGACAGGCGATGTTGCTCGTATGCTCTGATGGCTTCTTTCAACATTTCGGAGAATTTCTTGTAGAAAGCGGGATCTTCATCCATCTTCTCCGTGATGTGCCGTTCCGTGCGCGATGCGATTTTGTCGGCCCGGGCAGCCTCACCGATCGTTTCCTCCAATTCGTGCTGGAAAGCATCCGTATCGAAGATATTGACAAGCCGAGTGATCGGCTTGACCTCATCGGACTGGATGTGCTTGTCGACCAGTTTTTGGATCTGGTCTTCGTATGCCGAATAGTCTATCACATCGGAATAACGCCGCGAGACGGAAGACCTGAGACCGAGGAAGAACGCAGCATCGTCTTTGTATTTCTTCATCGTGTCTTCGGCGGTATCATGGTGGAATTCGATCGTTGATAAGGCCAGTTTGAGGGCACGGGAGTAGCTCGACAGGCGATCATAGAACATCACCCTCAACGCTTCATCGCGGAGTAGACGTTCGAAGGCCTCCTCGTCTCTCTTATTCGCGACGGTCTTGAAAATATCCCATACCTCCGAATGCTTCTGTGGTAGTTTCTTGATCTCCTCCTTGATATTTGTAACCGTGCCGGCGAGATCTTCGTGATCATACTCCTGCAGTCCAGAGTAGTTTTGCAGAGCTTGATCGAGTTCGCTCAGCACGCCGTAGTAATCAACGATGTACCCGAAGTCCTTTCCCGGGTAGACCCGGTTGACTCGAGCGATCGCCTGCAGGAGTGCATGTTCCTTGAGGTTCCTTGTCAAGTAAAGAACGGTGTTGGCTGGGGCGTCGAATCCCGTGAGAAGTTTATCGACCACGATAATAATTTCCGGCTTCGGCTGATATTTGAACCGGCTGATGACGTTCTGCTCATATTTCTTCGGCGTTCCATGCTCCTGCATCATGCGGTCCCAGAACACCTTCACGCGTCCGACACTCTTGCCGTATGCTGTATCTTCACCCTCGCGATCATCCGGCGGTGAAATCAGAACTTCCGTGGAGACGATTCCGATTTCATCGAGATAGTTCTTGTAGCGGATCGCGGAGTCCTTGCTTTGGCAGACAAGCTGCCCCTTGAAGCCAGTTCCTTGCCAGGCGTCGCGGAAATGGGTGCTCAGATCCCATGCGATGGCATATATCTTCTGATCGGCGACATTCAGTTGCTCTGCGCGGGCGAATTTCTTCTTTAGGTCCGATTTTTGATAGTCAGTAAGTGGCTCTGAGACTTTCCTGAAGTACGTGTCGATAGGCTTCTCATTCACCTTCTGAATTGCATGTCTTCCCTCGTAGAGAAGTGGAACGACGGCTCCATCCCGGACAGCGACATCCACTGTGTAAGTGTCGATAAGTCCGCCGAATCTGGTTGCGGTGTTCTTCTCCCTCTTCATGAGCGGGGTGCCGGTCATTGCAACGAAACATGCGTTTGGCAACGTCTTTCGCATTTGGATATTGAAAGACCCATACTGAGTGCGGTGGCCCTCATCGACCAGGACAAAGATGTTCGGCGAGTCGAATGATCTCTTGGCGTTCTTGAGCGCTGCCTCAAACTTGTTGATGATAGTTGTGATGACAGCGTCACTTTTACTCTCAAGAAGCTCGATGAGGTTCTGGCCGGTGGCGGCATTCTGAACGACCATTCGGCATTTCTTGAACGTACCGGTGATCTGCTCATCGAGATCGACGCGGTCTGTGACAAGGAGTATTTTGGGATTGATAATCGATTCATCCAGAGCGATGGCTTGAGCCAACATTACCATCGTCAGCGACTTGCCGCTTCCCTGGGTGTGCCAAATGACACCTCCTTTGCGAGTTCCGTTTTCGATTGTCCGGATCCGGTTCATCGTCTTCTTCAGGGCGAAGAACTGCTGGTAGCGAGCGATCTTCTTGACACCAGCTTCGAAGATGATGAAATTGTGGACCAGGTCGAGAAGGCGATCAGGTTTGCAGAGTCCGAAAAGATACTCATCCTGGGCTGTGGGGATCAGGTTTGTCTTTTCGAGCTCGTCAAAGTATTGCCGGACGTATCGAAACCTCTCGGCGAAGAGGAGTGCTTTTTGATCGGGTGTCAGAGGATTATTCTTTAAAAGGTGAAGCGATTCCTTGTAGGTTTTACGTGCCTCATCCTCTTCGAGCCGTTCGTCCCATTTCGCCCAATACTTTTCCTCGGTGGCGTTGGTTCCGTATGCTGCATGATTTGTTGCAAGCCCTATGACCAGCTGCGCATAGACATAAAGGGGGCGAATACCATCCTCTTGCTGGTTTCTCAGATGTTGTGATATTGCCTGTTTAAGGGAGTCTTTCAGGTCGGGGCGTTTGCACTCGATGACAACAAAGGGGATACCGTTCACGAAAAGAACGATGTCAGGACGGTAGTGCTCATCGCTTCCTGAGCGCATTACTGGGAATTCTTCGGTGACGTGATAGACGTTATTCTTAGGATCTTCCCAGTCGACATACTGAAGCGTATAACTCTTCTTGTCACCGTCGATCGTCTGTTCCAGAGCTTTTCCCAACGTGAGCAGATCATAGACATATTCGCAGGTGGCCATGTAGCCCTCCTGCAGTGGAAGGTCCCTGAGCGCCTCGATGCCGGCCTGGATATTCTGTTGGGAGAATCCGAAGGCGTTCCCTTTGTACTGGAAGGTGTTGAGTGTCTCCAAGCGCTTGCGCAGAATTCCCTCAAGGAGAACGTTCGATGTCTTTCCAGAGCGCTGCTTCAGAGCCTCTTCAGGGGTTAAATACGTGAAGTCGAGGTTCTGCAGGAATTGTAGCGCAGGGATTTGACTGATGTGGTCTTCTTTGAAAGAGGGTGTTTGCATGATCAACTCGTTTTAATTCGTATTTGACCGGTCATCAGTTTCTGCATCAGGCCCTTCCGCTGCTCGATAAGGGCTTCGAGTTTCCGTTTAAGCACATCGAGTTCCATGTCGGTCGATCCGAGGACGGCAACGATAGCCATTTGTTCATCCATTGGCGGAAGCGTCAAGTTGATCTTCGAGAATTTTACCCACCTCAGCCCGCCCCTCCGGTTAATTGAGCCCTCCATCCTTTTTTTGTACTGGTGTATGTACCTCGGGGTCTTTAGGAGAGCAAATAGAAATTCGTCGTTCACGGATTTGGTTGTCTTGAATACGGTGTACATGGGGCTGATAAGTGCTTCCCTATATGATGCCTGATAACCTATGGAACCTTCTTCGACATGATTGGTTGCATACGCAAAGGCGCCTTTCGGAACAACTTTGTAGGTGCTGAGATTGTCGCTGAACATCTTTCTGCCGAAGTACGCAAGCGAAGGGACGAGTCCATCATGCTTTGTGCAAGAAAGTACAACGAGATCCTTGTTGGTCGGGTTTTTGATTGCCAGTTGAGAGGCGACCTCGCCAATGACCACGGTGGACCAATTTCTCCTGAAGCCCGGCAATCGCATATTGCCGATGAGTAGTCGTTGCATGAGAGCTTTCTTGCGTCCTTCTTTTTCAGAGATCAGCTGCGCTGTTTTGGAAATGACGGCGTCCCATGTCAGCAGAATCTCCACTATGGCCTTTTGTTCTTGCAAGCTGGGAACTGGCGCAAGTCCAAGAAGCAAATCATTTCTGCTTAGTCCCGGTATGAGACCTGACGAAACACTTTCGAATCGTCTTTCTCTTGACCTCAGGAATTGAAGAAGGAAATCGTTATTCCAGCCGGTTGCTCGGATGGCCATTAATTGGCGGCTGATGCAGTAGTCAGCGTCCGCTTCTACAATTTTTCCAGACCCAGCTCCCTTAACAACAATCAGGATGTCACCTTTCCTACAAATTGTTGTTGGCTTGTCTGTCCACTTTGTGGATTTAATGACCCCTTCTGAGAAATCGGCGGGGCCGGTGAGGTAGGGGACTCCGATACCAGAGGTGTTGCAGTCTTCCGAAAGGACATGCTGACCCGAGAAGAGATCTATTCCTTTGGACAATGCCTTCAAGTCCCATTCATTCGGAATCCATCCGAGGGGCGTGTGCCTGTATCCGCGCCTACGAGCTACGGCTGTCCGAGTTGCCTTAGCGCTTGATTTCACTATCATCGAACTCGATCTGCTGGTTGATGGATTGTTTTTCCGACTCGGGGATATGCTGGATCCCACCTCCATGCCACGAGCCAGTAGCGAGCCAGATCTCATAGTGGAGCAGCCACTCGGATGTCCAGGGAATGATGGTATCGCCAATGTACATTCCGGAATTCCATTCCCTCGCTCTCCGGTAATAGAGACACAGTCGCTGTTCCTCAGTACTGTACACATGTGGCAGTCTGGATTCACCAGGAAACAAATCGAGTTTGGGACTGGCGACGTAGACATCGGGATGTTGGCCCCGAAGGTAAATCACTTCAATGTCGTATGAATTGCTCAAAGGCGATGGAGTGACTGTGTGGGTCCATACCAACTGATTGTGATGTAAAGACAAGTGGGAGCCAGGGAACAATGAACGTATTCTGGCTTCCTGCATGGCGAAATTCAACGAGCGCTTTCGGTTACCGACCATGGAAGCTATGCTCCTTCACGGATGAACCAGCATTTCCTAGGACTCCCGTTACTGCAGCCATCTTGAGTGCCCCGGTTTCCCTGAGTCGGCGAAGATTATCTCCGTAGTTGCTAAACGCCTTGATGACCGCATTTTTCCCGAACGGTTTCTCAAGAGATTCACGGATCCTGTCCATGCCCGTCTGGGCAAATGTGCGGTCGATGTCAGCTGCCACTTGCCCCATCCACTTGTAGAAATTGGCTTCCTTCTGAGGCTCAGTCGGCCATTTGTCGGCGAAATTCTCCTCGAGATTTACCGGGTTTGGGATGTGCTTCACGACCTTTCGGTGAACAGGTGAATACAATTCTCCGATATGGGTTGGCATTGTTCTGACCACATTGACCAAGGCATCTGAGACATTGGTCTCCTTGGCGTATGACATTGCAGCCAGGGTTGTGATGATGATGGAAATAGGTTTATCTTTGTCGCCATTGAACATCATGTCCCGATGGCGCTTCAATATTTGAACAACTCTCTGGAGCGGTAGTTTATCCGTTCCATACGCGGGAACTGGCTGAACTGACTCACTCAGTCTCGCCGACTTTTCAAGGGTGAGCGATGCTTGTCGTTCGAACCAAATTCCATATCCGAAGGGATTGCTTTTCAACCATGCCTCGGGTTCGATGGCAGTCCTATAGTTACTCTCTTCCTTGTCTGTGATGCGAATGGCTAATTCTTCATAACCAGCTGCCGCGAAAGTACGAAGAGATTTCTCGAGAACTAATTTGTAACCGCTGCTCACGAGCGAGGGGAGGATGTCGACATGAAACTTAGAAGCATCTGCGTAACGAAGTGTCCAGCACCTTCTACCGTCAGGAATGACGAGGAGTTTCTTTATGGTTTCGTTCCCCTTGAGTCGGTTTCCCACTATGTTCTTGAGATCAAATTGCGTCCACTCGGGCTGTTTCCCTTCAAATCGACAAACAACATCGATGTCGAGCTCGTCATTCTCATTCTCCGGTCTCGTCATTGTTCCGAAGAGAAAGGAACCCTGAGGCAAGATCTCCGGAAGATATTTCGCGAGCGGGGAGCCTTCACGCGCAAGCCAATCGCCGACAAACTGATAGCTCGTAACCGCTGCATCGTGTTGGCTCTTCGTTATGTCTAGAGTCTTGCCGAGTTCTTCCAAGATGTCGCCAAATTGCTTAGACTGTTCCGATGTTAGCATATTCCCCCCTGTTCGCTTTGTGAGCCTGCGTCACCACTGTCACCCCTATTGGAGTTGCTAATTTCCATCACCTTAGTGAAGCCACCTGTTGCCTGATTCTGATCGTAGATGATTAGAGGAAGGTCTGCCTTTGGCATCCAGACCCTACCAAGTTCAACAGCTGCAGAAACTGGCATTGCGGGGCACACATGAATCTGTGACTTTTCGCCGTGTGCGGCTTTAATGCGATCGAATGCCCGACGGCAGATCATGCGAAATTGCGTGAGCAATTCTCTTGTCTTGAGAAAGTCGTTGTTCGGATTGTCGATCGTGATTGTCCAGATGCAGGACTTGTCTGACAAGGTATCATGTATACGCTGATCCGTAACCGTTGCGCTCAGTGACACTTTCAGCACTGGAATGCCGATTCTTTGCTTTGGCTCGAGGAGGAGGATCTCTTTTGTTTCAGCTTCTTGTTGCCAATTCCAAGTTGAAGGTTCGCGATGCCGTTGGTAAACATCTGCCGGATAGATATCAGAGAGAAGCGTCCCCAATCGAATCAGGAGGGGCTGTGGTGCCAGGCCGAATATGGAAAAGTGCTGAACTTCGTCATTGCCCTTGAGCGTGGCGACCTTTTGTCGGAAGAGTGCCTCAAGGTTCTGATTTTCTATCAGCCAATACTCAGGAGTCCTGTCCTGCCAAGAGGTATTCTTGAGACCCAGTTCGATAGGCCTGGTTTGTGCTGGATAACGATTGGGCAACAAAGCCGCGTACGCTTCTGAAGTGGTGAGGGGTGTTCCGTGCTCCCCAATTTTTGCCCCGTAGAATATCACATGGCTTCTCTTGTCGATTCTGATGGAAGTGAGCAGTTCGATTCGTGCTTCGTGATCATGTTTCATTTTTTGAAGCCGCGGAGCTGGATGGCCGGCCACATCCACCTTATCGATAAGACGATGGTGTTCGTCGCACATCAACATAAGATTTGATAAATCGTTCTTTAGTTTAGGTGATAGAACGGCGTCTCCTCTGGGTCCGCCAGGTTCATCGGCGAGGATGTGAGCTATGTAGGCTTGATTGAATTCGTATTTGGTGAGGCCGTCAATGTAAAGTGATTTGTTGCAGCCATCATATTCGCATCTGCCGGCGGCTTTGCCCCAGAGGATGAGTTTATTTGCTTGTGAAATTGAAGTGACTGACATGGTTGTTATAGTCCCAGTTTAGCCAAGTGTCTTTTCATTTCCTTCTGAACGCTCGCCAGCTCCTTTTCCAACTTGTCAATCTTTTCTTGAACTGCCCTAATGTCAATTTCTGCGTCTTCTTCGAAAGTGTCCACATACCGAGGAATGTTGAGGTTGAATTCGTTGGCCTTGATTTCATCAAAAGTGGCGACGTATGAAAACCCCTTCTCTACTACTCCAGCGGGAAGCTTAAGTGAATTGAAGCGGCGATATGTGTCAACAATGTGTTGGATATCGTCATCGCGAAGTAAGCTCTGGTTCTTCGCCGCCTCAAAACGCTGGCTCGAGTCGACAAACAGCACATTGGTGTTCTTTCCTTTGCCACGATTGAAAACCAAGATGGCAGCCGGAATGCCGGTCCCGAAAAAGAGGTTGGATGGGAGGCCGATCACGGCTTCGAGAAGATTTTCTTCGATGGTCTTCTGGCGTATCACCCCCTCTGAAGCTCCCCGGAAGAGAACTCCATGTGGTACAACAACACCTACTTTTCCCTTTCCTTCGTATGTCGTTTCAATCATGTGGCTGATAAAAGCCCAATCGCCTTTGCTTTTCGGGGGTAAGCCTCTCCAGAAGCGATTGTATC harbors:
- a CDS encoding nucleotidyltransferase → MLTSEQSKQFGDILEELGKTLDITKSQHDAAVTSYQFVGDWLAREGSPLAKYLPEILPQGSFLFGTMTRPENENDELDIDVVCRFEGKQPEWTQFDLKNIVGNRLKGNETIKKLLVIPDGRRCWTLRYADASKFHVDILPSLVSSGYKLVLEKSLRTFAAAGYEELAIRITDKEESNYRTAIEPEAWLKSNPFGYGIWFERQASLTLEKSARLSESVQPVPAYGTDKLPLQRVVQILKRHRDMMFNGDKDKPISIIITTLAAMSYAKETNVSDALVNVVRTMPTHIGELYSPVHRKVVKHIPNPVNLEENFADKWPTEPQKEANFYKWMGQVAADIDRTFAQTGMDRIRESLEKPFGKNAVIKAFSNYGDNLRRLRETGALKMAAVTGVLGNAGSSVKEHSFHGR
- a CDS encoding restriction endonuclease subunit S, which gives rise to MIVKSSAKATRTAVARRRGYRHTPLGWIPNEWDLKALSKGIDLFSGQHVLSEDCNTSGIGVPYLTGPADFSEGVIKSTKWTDKPTTICRKGDILIVVKGAGSGKIVEADADYCISRQLMAIRATGWNNDFLLQFLRSRERRFESVSSGLIPGLSRNDLLLGLAPVPSLQEQKAIVEILLTWDAVISKTAQLISEKEGRKKALMQRLLIGNMRLPGFRRNWSTVVIGEVASQLAIKNPTNKDLVVLSCTKHDGLVPSLAYFGRKMFSDNLSTYKVVPKGAFAYATNHVEEGSIGYQASYREALISPMYTVFKTTKSVNDEFLFALLKTPRYIHQYKKRMEGSINRRGGLRWVKFSKINLTLPPMDEQMAIVAVLGSTDMELDVLKRKLEALIEQRKGLMQKLMTGQIRIKTS
- a CDS encoding HsdR family type I site-specific deoxyribonuclease, which codes for MQTPSFKEDHISQIPALQFLQNLDFTYLTPEEALKQRSGKTSNVLLEGILRKRLETLNTFQYKGNAFGFSQQNIQAGIEALRDLPLQEGYMATCEYVYDLLTLGKALEQTIDGDKKSYTLQYVDWEDPKNNVYHVTEEFPVMRSGSDEHYRPDIVLFVNGIPFVVIECKRPDLKDSLKQAISQHLRNQQEDGIRPLYVYAQLVIGLATNHAAYGTNATEEKYWAKWDERLEEDEARKTYKESLHLLKNNPLTPDQKALLFAERFRYVRQYFDELEKTNLIPTAQDEYLFGLCKPDRLLDLVHNFIIFEAGVKKIARYQQFFALKKTMNRIRTIENGTRKGGVIWHTQGSGKSLTMVMLAQAIALDESIINPKILLVTDRVDLDEQITGTFKKCRMVVQNAATGQNLIELLESKSDAVITTIINKFEAALKNAKRSFDSPNIFVLVDEGHRTQYGSFNIQMRKTLPNACFVAMTGTPLMKREKNTATRFGGLIDTYTVDVAVRDGAVVPLLYEGRHAIQKVNEKPIDTYFRKVSEPLTDYQKSDLKKKFARAEQLNVADQKIYAIAWDLSTHFRDAWQGTGFKGQLVCQSKDSAIRYKNYLDEIGIVSTEVLISPPDDREGEDTAYGKSVGRVKVFWDRMMQEHGTPKKYEQNVISRFKYQPKPEIIIVVDKLLTGFDAPANTVLYLTRNLKEHALLQAIARVNRVYPGKDFGYIVDYYGVLSELDQALQNYSGLQEYDHEDLAGTVTNIKEEIKKLPQKHSEVWDIFKTVANKRDEEAFERLLRDEALRVMFYDRLSSYSRALKLALSTIEFHHDTAEDTMKKYKDDAAFFLGLRSSVSRRYSDVIDYSAYEDQIQKLVDKHIQSDEVKPITRLVNIFDTDAFQHELEETIGEAARADKIASRTERHITEKMDEDPAFYKKFSEMLKEAIRAYEQHRLSEAQYLVKTKEIMDAVISHTDKDIPSELLNHDIARAFYGICSTGLESKIQDDVILKQVSISAALTIDATMRELVFDGGKPIIDWQDKTDITGRILISIGDFLIDEVRDKYEKDLSFDEIDEIADRCLEVAKVRYK
- a CDS encoding SprT family zinc-dependent metalloprotease; the protein is MTKRSIEFGSKKIEYLLFFNHRKTLGITVTPELQVLVKAPAGAPAVRVDQIVRRRAPWILKQRDYFLAFYPKQPPKRYLSGETHLYLGKQYRLKVKKGKTELVRLIGKYFTVVSHKPSDVKSLMKEWYWFHAECRFEEILEVWLPRFRTMHVQPTELQLREMPKRWGSCTTKGKIILNPELIKAPRRCIEYVIVHELCHLVHRNHNRDFVDLQARILPDWELWKDRLERFLA
- a CDS encoding SAVED domain-containing protein; its protein translation is MSVTSISQANKLILWGKAAGRCEYDGCNKSLYIDGLTKYEFNQAYIAHILADEPGGPRGDAVLSPKLKNDLSNLMLMCDEHHRLIDKVDVAGHPAPRLQKMKHDHEARIELLTSIRIDKRSHVIFYGAKIGEHGTPLTTSEAYAALLPNRYPAQTRPIELGLKNTSWQDRTPEYWLIENQNLEALFRQKVATLKGNDEVQHFSIFGLAPQPLLIRLGTLLSDIYPADVYQRHREPSTWNWQQEAETKEILLLEPKQRIGIPVLKVSLSATVTDQRIHDTLSDKSCIWTITIDNPNNDFLKTRELLTQFRMICRRAFDRIKAAHGEKSQIHVCPAMPVSAAVELGRVWMPKADLPLIIYDQNQATGGFTKVMEISNSNRGDSGDAGSQSEQGGIC